The proteins below come from a single Candida albicans SC5314 chromosome 7, complete sequence genomic window:
- the VMA11 gene encoding H(+)-transporting V0 sector ATPase subunit c' (Predicted ortholog of S. cerevisiae Tfp3/Vma11; c' subunit of the V0 subcomplex of the vacuolar ATPase; required for hemoglobin-iron utilization; Spider biofilm repressed) yields MSETLGDEYYPSFAPFLGFAGCAAAMILSCAGAAIGTAKSGIGIAGIGTFKPELIMKSLIPVVMSGILSVYGLVVSVLIAGGLSPQENYSLFNGCMHLACGLAVGFACLASGYAIGIVGDEGVRQFMHQPRLFVGIVLILIFAEVLGLYGMIIALILNTKGSG; encoded by the coding sequence ATGTCAGAAACATTGGGAGACGAATATTACCCATCATTTGCTCCATTTTTAGGGTTTGCTGGCTGTGCTGCTGCTATGATATTATCCTGTGCAGGAGCTGCTATAGGTACAGCAAAATCAGGTATTGGTATTGCTGGTATCGGTACTTTCAAGCCAGAATTGATCATGAAATCATTGATTCCCGTAGTTATGTCGGGTATTTTATCGGTGTATGGATTGGTTGTTTCAGTGTTGATTGCCGGTGGATTATCGCCGCAAGAAAATTACTCATTATTTAATGGGTGCATGCATTTAGCCTGTGGATTGGCCGTGGGGTTTGCTTGTCTTGCCTCAGGCTATGCTATTGGTATTGTTGGTGACGAAGGGGTGAGACAATTTATGCACCAACCCCGTTTATTTGTTGGGATTGtgttaatattgatttttgcTGAAGTTTTGGGATTATATGGGATGATTATTGCCTTGATTTTGAATACTAAGGGAAGCGGTTAA
- the IQG1 gene encoding Iqg1p (Actomyosin ring component at bud neck; cell-cycle regulated ser phosphorylation at CDK sites regulate association with Bni1/Bnr1, Iqg1 degradation, and ring disassembly; mutation causes cytokinetic defects; rat catheter biofilm repressed), with translation MAIGNIAARYLSSLEETDTTATTTTTTTSNVLQPSNRLNSPTKFNRKSLDNNSQDLDALARALNITPSKPETPTSISKGSATSLLRTKFESPSATVSSFKSTSSSNGVSPTKKNHFVEITSDETPSWANKNYKDILNKSPTKFNTQSNVHTPLKQLNQPIGTPSSSSLSPAKNASKSSPGYEYLCRIEAIKQWLESVLQEQITQSASQLISYIRNGIHLAKLANVVLPTSKPVFLNDSKLQFKHTENINRFFQLLDFFNMPDLFRFELTDLYDAKNVPKVWFCLHALSYILHKQDPSYPAMNNLVGKVDFSADDIRTANRALVNSPLPNFSSADTGEGKSDTSNNNSSTTSATAAFMDKVTSPVKKTPSPLKRPQQLQKKQLELVEDNKPELTQDSSGLSKISRDDPFTDRVDLAPPSTSNAKLELHTPPSKSLEFKIKSPIIDLSHRDSDYYTPELESHLPNIIKFQSLARGAVFRYLMFVDRILLKSYQDEFTNLFAIIRGNKARRKTVHKHRDELRLYSFEIIELQSIIRKNFVINKKPNFTSITNDVETVELQSLIRGKLTRDWKKYVTNGLEKFTPQIIDFQSLVRMKSIYSKSNKVISYKDEILPSLIELQSIARSQLYHRFSRSNAIDETEIIKIQSIIRRNAVIEDLYTKLSKVRSNKRRLIELQSIARGGVARTKLCNSVLVTLIYEDGILNQLFAKIRGDNYRKKFNSQKSELLKYEKSSIIPVQTLFRGVLSRYTKEVTLSDIFDQIDSVITLQSVARGKLMRGSIYEFSDYYQKHIKQVVKAQAILQRVFAQNAYKQLITSKNPPLKVIRRFAPLLSNNDRDFQDEMTLSDLKDLIIEKCKANEEYENQIEQLDMKLGLLDKNKISIEEFLKPTKGKTFKPIVENVKNLERLNKSLKKKIELWQTLFYFIQTNPIYLTKLFNSIPYTKNQTKSGQDLFQSVIQLFPVRDSSITYHSREEYFLVKLMIQLMQNDTANSNNLGDITKLHLTNWIDFFTNFNNHTFQRQHLKALLGKFVIRIVDNEQVDFESDPIRIYNQIIDHEMKVYGRSEKSRDISPQAAIQLPEVSNKFVGNLMSLRETCSDLLSMLQKNASGNKALLQIPDHVKLICRQGYLCAQRKFPDKSDQQHLAVAGVIFVKHYLGSILQVPENYGILTGNNDTQKAKSKDNLRYLYRVMLQLFSMKPFNDNFLKPLNEYIMASTDTVKSIISQAIINVGEIETVYELHDYDDLVTHQRPKLTISVNSLIQLEKSILQNVDIITTGNDDQLYKTCVEVEKLLISPQDMLTLTDLSSVTLNLNPTTQEESIVDSKTKTLFTQAKRCLLYIIRVQEEDDSDDLLELLISGIKPSHEQRFKEIVQYEKAEQDISLNNSKSVTANTVNKKKSTRPYSGTSLGDLSNLTYHELKKMCLEIILKLESMGELTRKNSFQTLLNQIAMDIKTKDSQRQCRWQQLQVSQKTIKKLSEKENYLKTQLHNYKKHVESVLLELQSKSKSNDKNWKRRLFNIMVIPVFSKQYFYHRELRKHNRLPKFGSYKYSAKKLIDQKVLIDFSTANNVATASKLDFMFSCHQVGKFTIEVASGTVNIPGATNTITLDELLALQYENKTKFELFDGMATFDSNNFMGLIFRKFYDLKKE, from the coding sequence ATGGCGATTGGTAATATAGCAGCTAGATATCTAAGCTCACTCGAAGAGACAGATACCACCgcaaccaccaccaccaccaccacatcTAATGTTTTACAGCCAAGTAATAGATTGAACTCCCCGACAAAGTTCAATAGAAAAAGTCTTGACAATAATAGTCAAGATTTAGATGCTTTGGCAAGAGCTTTGAACATTACTCCAAGTAAACCGGAGACTCCTACTTCCATCTCAAAAGGCTCTGCAACATCACTATTAAGAACTAAATTTGAATCCCCTTCTGCTACTGTCTCGTCGTTCAAATCAACTAGCTCAAGCAATGGGGTCTCACCAACTAAGAAAAATCACTTTGTGGAAATCACTTCTGATGAAACTCCTAGTTGGGCCAACAAAAACTATAAAGACattttaaacaaatcaCCAACCAAATTTAATACCCAATCCAATGTTCATACCCcattaaaacaattaaacCAACCAATTGGCACcccatcatcatcatcattatcaccaGCAAAAAACGCCTCCAAAAGCTCACCCGGTTATGAATATTTATGCCGAATTGAAGCAATTAAACAATGGTTAGAACTGGTTTTACAAGAACAAATCACTCAATCTGCTTCTCAATTGATATCTTATATTCGAAATGGGATCCACCTTGCTAAATTAGCTAATGTTGTCTTACCCACGTCGAAACCggtttttttaaatgataGTAAACTTCAGTTCAAGCATACCGAAAATATCAATCgatttttccaattattagattttttcaatatgCCAGATTTGTTTCGATTCGAATTAACCGATTTATACGACGCCAAGAATGTCCCTAAAGTGTGGTTCTGCTTGCATGCCTTGAGTTATATTTTGCATAAACAAGATCCTCTGTATCCTGCAATGAATAATTTGGTAGGCAAAGTTGATTTCAGTGCCGACGACATTCGAACTGCCAATCGAGCACTAGTTAATTCCCCGTTACCAAACTTTTCTAGTGCTGATACTGGTGAAGGAAAAAGTGACACtagcaataataatagcAGTACTACAAGTGCCACTGCTGCATTTATGGATAAAGTCACTTCACCGGTTAAGAAAACACCATCTCCATTAAAAAGACCACAACAATTGCAAAAGAAACAGTTAGAATTGGTCGAAGATAATAAACCAGAATTGACACAAGATTCTAGCGGACTCTCCAAAATTAGTAGGGATGACCCCTTTACTGACCGTGTGGATTTGGCTCCTCCTTCAACATCAAATGCAAAATTAGAATTACACACTCCACCATCAAAACTGCttgaattcaaaatcaagcTGCCAATAATTGATCTATCTCATAGAGATTCTGACTATTATACCCCAGAGTTGGAAAGTCATCTCCCCAATATTATAAAGTTTCAATCGTTGGCTAGAGGGGCTGTTTTCAGATACTTGATGTTTGTGGATAGAATCTTGTTAAAATCATACCAAGACGAGTTTACCAATCTTTTCGCAATAATACGTGGTAATAAAGCGCGTCGCAAAACTGTTCACAAACATCGAGATGAATTGAGGTTATATAgctttgaaattattgaattacaatcaataattaGGAAAAACTTtgttatcaacaaaaaaccCAATTTCACTTCTATCACCAATGATGTTGAAACAGTTGAGTTACAAAGTTTGATTAGAGGTAAATTAACAAGAGATTGGAAAAAATACGTTACCAATGGATTGGAGAAATTCACTCCCCAGATTATTGATTTCCAATCATTGGTCAgaatgaaatcaatttattccaaatcaaataaagtAATTTCTTATAAAGACGAAATTTTGCCATCACTCATTGAATTACAATCTATTGCACGAAGCCAATTATACCATCGATTCTCTCGATCCAACGCCATTGATGAAACggaaattattaaaatccAATCAATCATTAGAAGAAATGCAGTTATTGAAGACCTTTACACCAAACTTTCCAAGGTTCGTTCTAATAAACGTAGATTGATAGAGTTGCAAAGCATTGCTCGTGGAGGGGTTGCTAGAACAAAGTTATGCAACAGTGTTTTGGTCACCTTAATTTATGAAGACGGGATATTGAATCAGCTTTTCGCCAAGATTAGAGGTGACAATTACCGTAAGAAATTCAATAGTCAAAAATCGGAGCTATTAAAATATGAGAAATCATCTATCATACCAGTTCAAACTTTATTCAGAGGAGTTCTTTCCCGCTATACCAAAGAGGTCACACTCAGTGACAtatttgatcaaattgACAGTGTAATCACTTTGCAATCTGTTGCTCGTGGGAAGTTGATGAGAGGACTGATTTATGAGTTTAGTGACTACTATCAAAAGCACATCAAGCAAGTTGTTAAAGCACAGGCAATTTTGCAACGTGTTTTTGCTCAAAATGCTTACAAACAGTTGATAACTAGTAAAAATCCTCCCCTTAAGGTTATTAGAAGATTTGCTCCATTATTGTCAAACAATGACCGTGATTTTCAAGACGAAATGACTTTATCTGATTTGAAGgatttgattattgaaaagTGTAAAGCCAATGAAGAGTATGAAAATCAGATTGAGCAACTTGATATGAAGCTTGGGTTGTTAGACAAGAATAAAATCAGCATTGAGGAATTCCTCAAACCAACAAAGGGTAAAACTTTCAAGCCTATTGTGGAAaatgtgaaaaatttggaacgattgaataaatcattgaagaagaaaattgaattgtgGCAAACActcttttattttattcaaacCAATCCCATTTATTTGacaaaattgtttaattccATTCCATATACTAAAAATCAGACAAAATCTGGTCAAGATTTGTTCCAGTCTGTGATTCAATTATTCCCAGTAAGAGATTCATCAATTACTTATCATTCTCGTGAAGAGTACTTTTTGGTCAAACTTATGATCCAGTTGATGCAAAATGATACAGCTAACTCAAACAATTTGGGTGACATCACCAAGTTGCATTTGACAAACTGGATAGATTTCTTtactaatttcaataatcaTACATTCCAGAGACAACACTTGAAAGCACTTTTGGGCAAGTTTGTTATACgtattgttgataatgaacAAGTGGATTTTGAATCAGATCCAATCAGAATCtacaatcaaatcattgatcATGAGATGAAAGTTTATGGTCGTAGTGAAAAGTCTCGTGATATTTCACCACAGGCAGCTATTCAGTTGCCAGAAGTTAGTAATAAGTTTGTGGGCAATTTGATGTCATTAAGGGAGACTTGCAGTGATTTGCTTTCAATGTTACAAAAAAATGCTTCTGGAAATAAAGCCTTGTTGCAAATCCCTGACCAtgtgaaattgatttgtcGTCAAGGTTATTTATGTGCTCAAAGAAAGTTCCCCGACAAATCTGATCAACAACATTTAGCCGTTGCTGGGGTTATATTTGTGAAACACTATCTTGGATCTATTTTGCAAGTACCAGAGAACTATGGAATTTTGACTGGTAACAATGATACCCAGAAAGCTAAAAGCAAAGACAATTTGCGATACTTGTATCGTGTTATGTTGcaattgttttcaatgaaACCATTTAAtgacaattttttgaaaccaTTGAATGAGTACATTATGGCAAGTACCGACACCGTTAAGTCAATCATTAGTCAGGCAATTATTAATGTGGGTGAAATTGAAACCGTGTATGAATTAcatgattatgatgatcTTGTGACTCATCAGAGACCTAAGTTGACTATCAGTGTAAACTCATTGATTCAATTAGAGAAATCCATCTTGCAAAATGTCGATATTATTACAACAGGCAATGATGATCAATTGTACAAAACATGCGTCGAGGtggaaaaattgttgatttccCCACAAGACATGTTGACATTGACCGATTTGTCATCGGTTACTTTGAACTTAAATCCTACCACACAAGAGGAGTCTATAGTTGATtcaaaaactaaaacatTGTTCACCCAAGCCAAACGCTGCTTGTTGTATATCATTAGAGTGCAGGAAGAAGACGACAGTGATGATttattggaattattaatatcGGGCATCAAACCAAGCCACGAACAAAGATTCAAGGAGATTGTTCAATATGAAAAAGCGGAGCAAGATATTTCcctcaacaacagcaagaGTGTTACTGCTAATACTGtcaataaaaagaaatctacCAGACCATATTCGGGTACATCATTAGGGGACTTGTCGAATTTAACCTAtcatgaattgaaaaaaatgtgTTTGGAGATTATTCTTAAGCTAGAATCAATGGGGGAGTTGACTCGTAAAAACTCATTTCAAACATTGCTCAATCAAATAGCTATGGACATTAAAACAAAGGATTCTCAAAGACAATGCCGTTGGCAACAATTGCAAGTTTCTCAAAAAACTATTAAGAAGTTGTCTGAGAAGGAAAACTATTTGAAAACGCAATTGCACAACTATAAAAAACACGTTGAATCGGTATTATTGGAATtacaatcaaaatcaaaatcaaatgataagaattggaaaagaaGGCTATTTAATATTATGGTCATCCCCGTTTTCAGCAAACAATATTTCTATCATCGTGAATTGAGGAAACATAATCGCTTACCTAAATTTGGCTCCTATAAATATCTGgccaaaaaattgatagaTCAAAAAGTCcttattgatttttctaCTGCCAACAATGTTGCTACAGCATCAA
- the PFK2 gene encoding 6-phosphofructokinase subunit beta (Phosphofructokinase beta subunit; fructose 2,6-bisphosphate, AMP activated; ATP inhibited; phagocytosis, hyphal repressed; fluconazole-induced; stationary-phase enriched; flow model biofilm induced; rat catheter/Spider biofilm repressed) encodes MISIVNGTSTLSLVAGSVETLNQAINFYTNILGLSVHSEQNDWTYLSNDDNKMIVKIQLDTKSGLSLDQINDRRTEIIAKLNITDWRSLDTTSVLKVQNLVALIETLTTFNYTLQITPNELYPNEVYCVDPLGYIIGFTACDEPLTLVPPLQKSHPKPGLVSNLMSKSGSQSRNIEETKAVRRNIAVMTSGGDSQGMNAAVRAVVRATIFHGSKAFAVQEGYAGLVKGGPEYIKEMKWQDVRGFLSEGGTNIGTARCMEFKERWGRLKGCKNLIDAGIDGLIVCGGDGSLTGADLFRHEWPSLIQELKDKGEITNEQFERHKHLYICGMVGSIDNDMAMTDATIGGYSALERICRAIDYIDATANSHSRAFVVEVMGRHCGWLALMAGIATSADYIFIPEKPASSKDWQDQMCDIVGKHRAQGKRKTIVIVAEGAITSDLKPITSDEVKDVLVDRLGLDTRITVLGHVQRGGTAVAFDRTLATLQGVEAVKAILELTPDVPSPLIAIDENKICRRPLVEAVRITKSVASAIEAKDFEKAMSLRDHEFKEHLANFMAMNTANHEKPTLPREKRKKIAIINIGAPAGGMNSAVYAMATYCMSRGHTPYAIHNGFAGLSRHESVKSIEWIDIEGWNSIGGSEIGTNRQTPEETDIGMIAHYFEKYQFDGLIIVGGFEAFVSLEQLERSRAMYPSFRIPMVLIPATISNNVPGTEYSLGADTCLNSLMEYCDIVKQSASATRGTAFIIDVQGGNSGYIATFASLISGAQASYVPEEGISLQQLEMDINSLREAFAVEQGMTKSGKLIIKSSNASKVLTPHTLADIFNDECHGDFDTKTAIPGHVQQGGLPSPIDRSRGDRFAIRAVQFIEDHCDVLAPYRYELDFPIDDKKILNTAAVLGIKSSRLRFTSIRHLFDFETELGRRMPKTIYWNTIRDISDQLVGRTRLDKP; translated from the coding sequence atgatttcaattgttaATGGTACTTCCACACTTTCATTGGTTGCTGGTAGTGTGGAAACTTTAAATCAAGCAATCAACTTCTATACCAACATACTTGGGTTGTCCGTCCATTCGGAACAAAATGACTGGacatatttatcaaatgaCGACAATAAAATGATTGTCAAGATACAATTAGACACCAAATCTGGGTTATCGCTTGACCAAATCAATGATAGAAGAACAGAAATTATTGCCAAATTGAATATCACTGATTGGAGATCATTGGACACCACCAGTGTTTTGAAAGTTCAAAATTTAGTTGCTTTGATTGAAACTTTAACCACATTCAACTACACTTTGCAAATCACCCCTAACGAATTGTACCCTAATGAAGTTTATTGCGTGGACCCATTGGGTTATATTATTGGGTTTACAGCTTGTGATGAACCATTAACCCTTGTTCCACCATTGCAAAAATCCCACCCTAAGCCAGGGTTGGTTTCCAACTTGATGTCAAAATCTGGCTCTCaatcaagaaatattgAAGAGACCAAAGCAGTGAGAAGAAACATCGCTGTCATGACTTCAGGTGGGGATTCTCAAGGTATGAATGCTGCCGTTAGAGCTGTCGTTAGAGCCACGATTTTCCATGGAAGCAAGGCCTTTGCTGTCCAAGAAGGTTATGCTGGTTTGGTCAAAGGTGGTCCTGAATACATTAAGGAAATGAAATGGCAAGACGTCAGAGGTTTTCTTTCAGAAGGGGGTACCAATATTGGTACTGCCAGATGCATGGAGTTTAAGGAACGTTGGGGTAGATTGAAAGGATGTAAAAACTTGATTGATGCTGGAATTGACGGGTTGATCGTGtgtggtggtgatggttCTTTAACTGGTGCTGATTTATTCAGACACGAATGGCCATCATTaattcaagaattgaaagataAAGGTGAAATCACCAatgaacaatttgaaagaCACAAACACTTGTACATTTGTGGTATGGTGGGTTccattgataatgatatgGCCATGACTGATGCTACAATTGGTGGCTACTCTGCATTAGAGAGAATTTGTCGTGCCATCGATTACATTGATGCTACTGCTAACTCCCATTCGCGTGcctttgttgttgaggtCATGGGTAGACATTGTGGTTGGTTAGCCTTGATGGCCGGTATTGCTACCAGTGctgattatatttttattccAGAGAAACCTGCCTCCTCAAAAGATTGGCAAGATCAAATGTGCGACATTGTTGGTAAACATAGAGCTCAAGGTAAAAGAAAGAccattgttattgttgctGAAGGTGCAATTACCTCCGATTTGAAACCAATCACATCTGACGAAGTTAAAGATGTTTTGGTCGACAGATTAGGGTTGGACACCAGAATCACTGTGTTGGGACATGTTCAAAGAGGTGGTACTGCTGTAGCCTTTGATAGAACTTTAGCCACTTTGCAAGGGGTTGAAGCAGTGAAAGCCATTTTGGAATTAACTCCTGATGTTCCATCTCCATTAATTGCCATTGACGAAAATAAGATTTGTCGCCGTCCATTGGTTGAAGCAGTTAGAATCACCAAATCCGTGGCTTCAGCTATCGAAGctaaagattttgaaaaggCAATGTCTTTAAGGGATCACGAATTCAAAGAGCATTTGGCTAATTTCATGGCCATGAACACTGCCAACCATGAAAAGCCAACTTTACCTCGTGAAAAACGTAAGAAGATTGCCATTATCAACATCGGTGCTCCCGCTGGTGGTATGAATTCTGCTGTTTATGCTATGGCCACTTACTGTATGTCTCGTGGTCACACCCCATATGCTATCCACAATGGGTTTGCTGGTTTATCAAGACACGAGTCAGTGAAACTGATTGAATGGATTGACATCGAAGGGTGGAACAGTATTGGGGGGTCTGAAATTGGTACGAACAGACAAACACCTGAAGAAACTGACATTGGTATGATTGCccattattttgaaaaataccAGTTTGACGGGTTAATTATTGTTGGAGGTTTTGAAGCATTTGTTTCGTTAGAGCAATTGGAAAGATCAAGAGCTATGTATCCATCGTTCAGAATTCCTATGGTTTTAATCCCTGCCACCATTTCAAATAATGTTCCTGGTACCGAATATTCTTTAGGGGCTGATACCTGTTTGAATTCGTTAATGGAATATTGTGACATTGTCAAGCAATCAGCTTCAGCTACCAGAGGTACAgcatttattattgatgttCAAGGAGGTAATTCCGGATACATTGCCACATTTGCCTCATTAATCAGTGGAGCACAAGCATCCTATGTTCCAGAAGAAGGTATTTCATTACAGCAATTGGAAATGGATATCAATTCATTGAGAGAAGCATTTGCCGTGGAACAAGGAATGACAAAGAGTGGTAAATTGATCATCAAGTCGAGTAATGCATCCAAAGTACTAACCCCACACACATTGGCTGACATATTCAACGATGAATGTCACGGTGACTTTGACACTAAGACAGCTATTCCGGGACACGTCCAACAAGGTGGATTACCTTCACCAATAGATAGAAGCAGAGGTGATAGATTTGCCATTAGAGCTgttcaatttattgaagaCCACTGTGATGTTTTAGCTCCATACAGATACGAATTGGACTTCCCAATTGATGACAAGAAAATCTTAAACACAGCGGCTGTATTAGGTATCAAGTCTTCACGTTTGAGATTCACCTCTATCAGAcatttgtttgatttcgAAACTGAATTGGGTAGAAGAATGCCAAAGACCATCTACTGGAATACAATTAGAGATATTTCTGATCAATTAGTTGGAAGAACAAGACTTGATAAGCCATAA
- the RVB2 gene encoding RuvB family ATP-dependent DNA helicase reptin (Putative trancription modulator; RuvB-like protein family member; heterozygous null mutant displays sensitivity to virgineone): MATNTITTTKVTTTTTDVTGLSLIAAHSHISGLGLDDNLQPKENAQGMVGQLSARKAAGVILKMVEAGKIAGRAVLIAGPPSTGKTAIAMGLSQSLGNQVPFTALAASEVFSLELSKTEALTQAFRKSIGIKIKEETEIIEGEVVEIQIDRTITGGHKQGKLTIKTTDMETIYELGNKMIEGLTKEKVLAGDVISIDKASGKITKLGRSFTRARDYDAMGPETKFVQCPEGELQKRKEVVHTISLHEIDVINSRQQGFLALFSGDTGEIRPEVRDQINTKVAEWKEEGKAEIVPGVLFIDEVHMLDIECFSFINRALEDEFSPIVIMATNRGVSRIRGTDYKSPHGMPMDLLDRSITIHTTSYTADEIRTILSIRATEEEVELSGDALALLTKIGQETSLRYAANLISVSQQIALKKKNNTVDLQDIKRAYMLFLDSDRSVQYLEENADQYIDDYGRVTIGQESTDGSTQPQAKQQEVAQPEATQPQSQPEDDKMETD, encoded by the coding sequence ATGGCAACAAATACTATCACTACCACTAAAGTgacaacaaccaccacagATGTCACAGGCTTATCATTGATTGCCGCACATTCTCATATATCAGGACTAGGATTGGACGACAACTTACAACCAAAGGAAAATGCTCAAGGGATGGTTGGACAATTATCTGCCCGTAAAGCAGCCGGTGTTATCTTAAAAATGGTTGAAGCCGGGAAAATTGCTGGAAGAGCAGTGTTAATTGCCGGACCTCCATCAACTGGTAAAACTGCCATCGCCATGGGATTATCACAAAGTTTGGGTAATCAAGTGCCATTTACCGCTTTAGCAGCATCGGAAGTTTTTTCATTAGAATTATCTAAAACTGAGGCATTAACCCAAGCTTTCCgtaaatcaattggaatcaaaataaaagaagaaacagaaattattgaagGGGAAGTGGTTGAAATTCAGATCGATAGAACAATCACTGGCGGCCACAAGCAAGGGAAGTTGACCATTAAAACCACCGATATGGAAACAATTTATGAATTGGGTAATAAGATGATTGAAGGGTTAACCAAAGAAAAGGTTTTGGCTGGTGATGTCATCTCTATTGATAAGGCATCCGGTAAAATTACTAAATTAGGAAGATCATTCACTAGAGCCAGAGATTATGATGCCATGGGACCAGAAACCAAATTTGTCCAATGTCCTGAAGGTGAATTacaaaagagaaaagaagtTGTCCACACTATCTCTTTGCatgaaattgatgttaTAAATTCTAGACAACAAGGATTCTTGGCTTTGTTTTCTGGGGATACTGGGGAAATTAGACCAGAGGTTCGTGACCAAATCAATACTAAAGTTGCCGAATGGAAGGAAGAAGGTAAGGCAGAGATTGTTCCTGGGGTGTTGTTTATCGATGAAGTTCACATGTTAGATATTGAATGTTTTTCATTCATCAACCGAGCATTAGAAGATGAATTCTCCCCTATTGTTATTATGGCTACCAATAGAGGTGTTTCTCGTATCAGAGGCACTGATTATAAATCACCACACGGTATGCCTATGGATTTATTGGACAGATCTATAACTATCCATACCACGTCATATACTGCCGATGAAATCAGAACCATCTTATCAATAAGAGCAACCGAAGAAGAAGTGGAATTATCAGGTGATGCATTGGCATTGTTGACTAAAATTGGACAAGAAACTAGTTTGAGATATGCCGCCAATTTGATCTCGGTATCACAACAAATTGCcttgaaaaagaaaaacaatacAGTTGATCTACAAGACATCAAGCGAGCATATATGTTGTTTTTAGATTCTGATAGATCAGTGCAATATTTGGAAGAAAACGCTGATCAATATATCGATGATTATGGAAGAGTTACTATTGGTCAAGAAAGTACAGATGGGTCAACTCAACCTCAAgcaaaacaacaagaagtAGCCCAACCAGAAGCAACCCAACCACAATCTCAACCAGAAGATGATAAAATGGAAACagattaa
- a CDS encoding MIND complex subunit (Ortholog(s) have role in chromosome segregation and nuclear MIS12/MIND complex, spindle pole localization) produces the protein MDFQSDYEKIDLSKQDFQYVFNNILQAIMAKLNLHLPAAQNDPLKEQVSTILEEFLINTFDNSKYSILADGLDLQNVSIHDILSLKTLENVEKIDSEITIQLRKIFQEFEQETVDVTKLRRDLPKQASEMYNDIIKQTDGEVSEIINMIEQQSQEYQKVQQAHNNTDDRFEKIIESMDFSQINQNYNDHLQLLNETNKNLPSLKIEFEKYNRTVQFLEDAYQQQLKEMDG, from the coding sequence atggATTTTCAAAGTGATTACGagaaaattgatttatcaaaacaagACTTTCAATACGTGTTTAACAACATACTACAGGCGATCATGGCAAAATTGAACCTTCATCTACCGGCAGCACAAAATGACCCTTTAAAGGAGCAAGTTTCTACGATATTAGAGGAGTTTTTAATCAATACTTTTGATAATTCCAAATACTCCATATTGGCCGATGGACTAGATTTACAAAATGTTCTGATTCATGATATTTTATCGTTGAAAACATTagaaaatgttgaaaaaatagaTTCTGAAATAACCATACAATTAcggaaaatttttcaagaatttgaacAAGAAACTGTTGATGTGACCAAATTACGACGAGATTTACCTAAACAAGCAAGCGAGATGTATAATGACATTATTAAACAAACAGATGGCGAAGTTTCcgaaattataaatatgatTGAACAACAAAGCCAAGAGTATCAAAAGGTGCAACAAGCTCACAATAACACTGATGATaggtttgaaaaaattatagaGAGCATGGACTTTTCACAGATCAATCAGAACTACAATGATCATCTACAATTGTTGaatgaaacaaataaaaatttaccaagtttgaaaattgaatttgaaaaatataacaGAACAGTACAGTTTTTAGAAGATGCATACCAACAACAGTTAAAAGAAATGGACGGATAA